Proteins encoded in a region of the Flavobacteriales bacterium genome:
- a CDS encoding DUF5989 family protein, which yields MRNKLTIIKLFFKFLNEKRVYWLYPIVIVLILIGVIVILGEGSVLAPFIYSLF from the coding sequence ATGAGAAATAAATTAACAATAATAAAATTATTCTTCAAGTTTTTAAATGAAAAGAGAGTTTATTGGCTATATCCAATTGTTATAGTACTCATTTTAATTGGTGTCATTGTTATCTTGGGGGAAGGGAGTGTCTTAGCGCCGTTTATTTATTCGCTGTTTTAG
- a CDS encoding Wzz/FepE/Etk N-terminal domain-containing protein — protein sequence MNDNSVGLIFLFNNRKLLVLAALLGGILGIGITFLIPKKYLSTAIIYPYNSHKVNEIIANPQFGYEVESEQLMQLLESKSMRDKTVERFKLYDYYEKDTTDLKWKAELTLKYIKDITFFRSKYLSIVINVKTKDPKLSADIANFQVKEVNRYREQVFQENREKSFKSIENKYKLSKKRLEALKDSIYSIKGGTSDLLYNFVENLNNENYDTHAFIDDARLEPVIEQYLYERGRYLALRVKYDQMKELIAEPLPSVYSIDIAEPSYKKVSPSFLINALVGALIFFILVLTIRMVGGQWSSLKERARK from the coding sequence ATGAACGATAATTCAGTAGGGTTAATATTCCTTTTTAACAATAGGAAATTGTTGGTTTTGGCAGCTTTGTTGGGGGGAATTTTAGGAATAGGAATAACATTTTTGATTCCTAAAAAATATTTGTCGACAGCAATTATCTATCCTTATAATTCACATAAGGTTAATGAAATAATAGCTAATCCACAATTTGGATATGAGGTAGAATCAGAGCAGTTAATGCAATTGTTGGAATCGAAATCCATGCGTGATAAAACAGTGGAACGATTTAAGCTGTATGATTATTATGAAAAGGATACGACTGATTTAAAATGGAAAGCTGAATTAACATTGAAATATATTAAGGACATTACATTTTTTAGAAGCAAATACCTTTCTATTGTTATTAATGTTAAAACTAAAGATCCTAAACTTTCAGCAGATATAGCTAATTTTCAAGTTAAAGAGGTGAATCGCTACAGAGAACAGGTCTTTCAAGAAAATCGAGAGAAAAGTTTTAAAAGTATTGAAAATAAGTATAAGCTGAGTAAAAAACGTTTAGAAGCGTTAAAAGATTCCATATATTCTATTAAGGGAGGGACTTCAGATTTGTTGTATAATTTTGTAGAAAATTTGAATAACGAAAATTATGATACTCATGCGTTTATTGATGATGCTAGATTAGAGCCAGTTATTGAACAATACTTATACGAACGTGGTAGATATTTGGCTTTAAGGGTAAAATATGATCAAATGAAAGAATTGATAGCGGAGCCTCTGCCGTCAGTTTACTCTATCGATATCGCTGAACCTTCATATAAAAAAGTTTCTCCATCGTTTTTAATTAATGCATTAGTTGGTGCATTAATCTTCTTTATTTTGGTATTGACTATTCGAATGGTAGGAGGGCAATGGAGTAGTTTAAAAGAACGAGCGAGAAAATAA
- a CDS encoding TetR/AcrR family transcriptional regulator: MKNTKKEILNTARKLFNKYGYSDVTIRMIAQELSISSGNLNYHYKKREAIFEALYFEMVADFDQRIDDLPTTEFSVEQVKSDIHASMVRMLDYTFFWTDIYRLIEVSDKVKKHFLSAYKQRIEGCHFLFNELKKQGLMNSNCSKEELDYLAERMVHYGNTWLYASRLYSKNITTKDLNHFVEVYLSMLKPFLIFSKVNN, encoded by the coding sequence ATGAAAAATACCAAAAAAGAAATCCTTAATACAGCTAGAAAATTATTTAATAAATATGGTTATAGTGATGTGACAATTAGAATGATAGCGCAAGAATTAAGTATAAGTTCAGGAAATTTAAACTATCATTATAAGAAGAGAGAAGCTATTTTTGAAGCGCTCTATTTTGAAATGGTAGCAGATTTTGATCAACGAATTGATGATTTGCCAACTACTGAATTTTCAGTTGAGCAGGTAAAAAGTGATATCCATGCAAGTATGGTAAGAATGTTAGATTATACCTTTTTTTGGACAGATATTTATCGGCTGATAGAGGTTAGTGATAAGGTTAAAAAGCATTTTTTATCAGCTTATAAACAACGTATAGAGGGATGTCATTTTCTTTTTAATGAATTAAAAAAACAAGGGCTTATGAATTCCAATTGTAGCAAAGAAGAATTGGATTATTTGGCAGAACGAATGGTACACTATGGTAATACATGGTTGTATGCATCGCGTTTATATAGTAAGAACATAACAACTAAAGATCTTAACCATTTTGTAGAGGTGTATTTAAGTATGCTAAAGCCCTTTCTTATCTTCTCAAAAGTTAATAATTGA
- a CDS encoding methyltransferase: protein MRKLIKKIAFPFLNIWYQKKTSKVNYYTKHGIRLKINPGVFHPGIFLSTNLFIHFINQLKLQGKNFLELGAGSGMISFFAAKSGANVTASDINPMALDGLKDNSNSNKIPITVIKSDLFEAISPNDFDLIIINPPYYPKNPTSDKEQAFFCGNDFEYFKQLFSQLFEKWLGINDIYMILSQDCDLIKINDLALAQHIHLIKVYTTTKRGEKNYIYQLKK, encoded by the coding sequence ATGAGAAAACTTATCAAAAAAATAGCGTTTCCATTTTTAAATATTTGGTATCAGAAGAAAACCAGCAAAGTAAATTATTATACTAAACATGGTATTCGACTAAAAATAAACCCAGGGGTTTTTCATCCTGGAATATTTTTATCAACGAACCTCTTTATTCATTTTATAAATCAACTAAAACTTCAAGGTAAAAACTTTTTAGAATTGGGAGCTGGTAGCGGTATGATTTCTTTTTTTGCTGCAAAATCTGGAGCCAATGTCACTGCTTCAGATATTAACCCAATGGCTTTGGACGGACTAAAAGACAATAGTAACAGCAATAAGATCCCTATTACAGTAATAAAATCTGATTTATTTGAGGCCATTTCTCCCAATGACTTTGACCTCATTATCATTAACCCTCCCTACTACCCTAAAAATCCTACCTCTGATAAAGAGCAAGCTTTCTTTTGTGGTAATGACTTTGAGTACTTTAAGCAATTATTTAGCCAACTGTTTGAGAAGTGGTTGGGCATCAACGATATTTATATGATTTTATCGCAAGATTGTGATCTGATAAAAATAAATGACCTAGCCTTAGCTCAGCATATTCATCTTATAAAGGTTTATACAACAACTAAAAGAGGAGAGAAAAACTACATTTATCAACTAAAAAAATAG
- a CDS encoding DEAD/DEAH box helicase has translation MTFDEIGLHDELLEGLSCMGFEKATPIQEQTIPETLKGRDIIGCAQTGTGKTGAFILPILHKIRTKEYANTSTLIIVPTRELALQIDQQVQGLGYFTGATSITLYGGGKAGDFNEQKRAMANGVDIIIATPGKLISHLIMKNINVSTIENLIFDEADRMLDMGFYEDICRVVSFLPEKRQNLMFSATMPKKIRDLAKRFLKNPVEVNIAISKPSEGVEQTAYMAFEPQKTPLITGIIDQKPEYKSILIFTSTKRKVNGIVRSLKGKGYTVQGISSDLEQSEREDVLLDFTTKKTRVLVATDVISRGIDIKDINLVVNYDVPGNPADYVHRIGRTARADTKGAAITLINEEDMYKFRNIERLIEKSVEKFPLPEELGEAPVWKEKASPKKKKRYYGKKKFYNNKKKGAHHSKEKS, from the coding sequence ATGACATTTGATGAAATAGGCTTACACGATGAATTATTAGAAGGATTATCGTGCATGGGCTTCGAAAAAGCAACACCCATTCAAGAGCAAACAATTCCTGAAACTTTAAAAGGGAGAGATATTATTGGGTGTGCTCAAACAGGAACAGGAAAAACGGGAGCATTTATTCTTCCTATTTTACATAAAATTAGAACAAAGGAATATGCTAATACCAGTACTTTAATTATCGTGCCAACACGTGAATTGGCTTTACAAATAGACCAACAAGTACAAGGGTTAGGTTATTTCACAGGAGCGACTTCTATTACTTTATATGGGGGAGGAAAAGCTGGAGATTTTAACGAACAAAAAAGAGCTATGGCCAATGGAGTGGATATTATTATTGCAACTCCAGGAAAGTTAATCTCTCATTTAATCATGAAAAACATCAATGTATCCACTATAGAGAATCTCATTTTCGATGAGGCTGACCGAATGTTGGATATGGGATTTTACGAGGACATCTGTCGTGTAGTATCGTTTTTGCCAGAAAAACGACAAAACCTAATGTTTAGTGCTACAATGCCAAAGAAAATAAGAGATTTAGCTAAACGTTTCTTAAAAAATCCTGTTGAGGTCAATATTGCTATTTCAAAGCCATCAGAAGGGGTGGAACAAACAGCTTATATGGCTTTTGAGCCTCAAAAAACTCCATTGATAACAGGTATTATTGACCAAAAACCTGAATATAAGAGCATATTAATTTTTACTTCTACCAAACGTAAAGTAAATGGAATCGTTCGCTCATTAAAAGGAAAAGGTTATACTGTACAGGGGATTTCATCTGATTTAGAACAATCAGAACGCGAGGATGTATTATTAGATTTTACAACTAAAAAAACACGTGTATTAGTTGCTACAGATGTCATTAGTAGAGGAATTGATATTAAAGACATTAATTTGGTAGTAAATTATGATGTCCCTGGTAATCCAGCAGACTATGTGCATCGAATAGGTCGAACAGCAAGGGCTGATACTAAAGGAGCTGCGATTACTTTGATTAATGAGGAGGATATGTATAAGTTCAGAAATATTGAACGTCTAATAGAAAAATCTGTAGAAAAGTTCCCTTTACCAGAAGAGTTAGGTGAAGCTCCTGTCTGGAAAGAAAAGGCTTCCCCAAAGAAGAAAAAACGCTACTATGGAAAAAAGAAGTTCTATAACAATAAAAAAAAAGGAGCGCATCATAGTAAAGAAAAATCGTAA
- a CDS encoding class I SAM-dependent methyltransferase: MKLKCPTCKEPLNDKYTCSNKHQFFLDEDVLVLLDEQFKIKLTHWLSKFENFRLDTLPQLDFENLPHAGVKINKNLWKARIADLKLITNVIQPHHQSVLDVGSWNGWLANSLSQLGKTVTAVDYFIHELDGLKARKHFTTPSWTSIQMDLENLAIFENQFDVIILNRCLAYFTDIHQFIEMAKQLLAPKGLLIITGINISSSEAEELTKAKVLFKEKYQQNLFFKASKGYLDPNDLKSIQQHAIQLQVYPNWKNWIKKILFPHKGVTYYGIYSKTANK; encoded by the coding sequence ATGAAATTGAAATGTCCAACCTGTAAAGAACCACTAAACGATAAATACACTTGTAGCAACAAGCATCAATTTTTTCTTGATGAAGATGTTTTAGTTTTATTAGACGAGCAATTTAAAATTAAATTAACGCATTGGCTATCTAAATTCGAAAACTTTCGTTTGGATACTCTCCCCCAGCTTGATTTTGAAAACTTACCGCATGCGGGAGTCAAAATCAATAAAAACCTTTGGAAAGCGAGAATAGCTGATTTAAAACTAATCACCAATGTTATACAACCACATCATCAATCTGTTCTTGATGTTGGAAGTTGGAACGGATGGTTAGCCAACTCACTTTCTCAATTAGGAAAAACAGTTACAGCAGTAGATTACTTTATTCATGAATTGGATGGGCTAAAAGCTAGGAAACATTTTACGACCCCGTCTTGGACATCGATACAAATGGATCTCGAAAACCTAGCTATCTTTGAAAATCAATTTGATGTGATTATTCTCAATCGTTGTTTAGCGTATTTTACTGATATTCACCAATTCATTGAAATGGCTAAACAATTACTTGCTCCAAAAGGACTATTAATTATTACAGGGATAAACATTAGCTCTAGTGAAGCTGAAGAACTAACTAAGGCTAAAGTCCTTTTTAAGGAAAAATATCAACAAAACTTATTTTTTAAAGCTTCAAAAGGATATTTAGATCCTAATGATTTAAAATCTATTCAGCAACATGCTATTCAACTTCAAGTTTACCCTAACTGGAAAAATTGGATAAAAAAAATACTATTTCCCCATAAAGGGGTGACCTATTATGGGATTTATTCTAAAACAGCGAATAAATAA
- a CDS encoding O-antigen ligase family protein encodes METLLKHKSSVLTLLLAVFISLGLWSFFQDLEKTVLFIFAGCSAILIVSFLFFNLKWYYLLLIGLIPISIDAGFIGGAKLNFPSEGMLTLMLPILFLFNEGFRNAIAQYIKHPITVLLIADLLITLLSSLLSSHVDVSLKRIVIRLLFIAGFFAMVGLIKKQKDLEKPWLIYVIGLVPVMYFTLMNHAHHAFNPRVVFSICRPYFNDHTVYGACLAFIIPFLTLVVFNPKLFKLNKIKHSLLILLYAVVLISEVLALSRAAILSLFVAFCFYLLLRFKAQFRMVIVGLLLVLGTGLSLQDSIYEYIRENDAVSNDGEIVNHFSSVTNVQSDASNLERINRWICAYRMFEERPILGYGPGTYQFEYNQFQTVANKTYISTNAGNRGNAHSEYLTYLSEIGIIGFVIFILTVFTSIYYGMENHYHLKERYLRVINLGVLLGLITFYFHGVFNSFIDQSKMAVLYFTALGTIVWLSQYREKGC; translated from the coding sequence ATGGAAACATTATTGAAGCATAAATCGAGTGTACTTACCCTTTTATTAGCTGTTTTTATAAGCTTAGGGTTATGGAGTTTTTTTCAAGACCTTGAAAAAACAGTATTATTTATTTTTGCTGGTTGTAGTGCAATTTTAATAGTTAGTTTTTTATTCTTTAATTTAAAATGGTATTACCTTCTTTTGATAGGGTTGATTCCTATTTCTATTGATGCTGGTTTTATTGGAGGAGCCAAGTTAAACTTTCCTTCTGAGGGAATGTTAACGTTAATGTTGCCAATACTTTTCTTATTTAATGAGGGCTTTAGAAATGCTATTGCTCAATATATCAAGCATCCGATAACCGTCTTGTTGATTGCAGATTTATTAATAACATTGTTAAGTTCTTTATTAAGCTCTCATGTGGATGTATCACTTAAACGTATTGTCATTCGCTTACTATTTATAGCTGGATTTTTTGCTATGGTAGGGTTAATAAAAAAGCAGAAAGACCTAGAAAAACCATGGTTAATTTATGTTATAGGACTTGTTCCAGTAATGTATTTTACCCTCATGAATCATGCGCATCATGCTTTCAATCCTAGAGTTGTGTTTAGTATCTGTAGACCATATTTTAACGATCATACTGTGTATGGAGCTTGTTTAGCGTTTATTATACCTTTTTTAACTCTGGTTGTTTTTAATCCTAAGTTATTTAAGTTAAATAAAATCAAGCACAGCCTGTTGATTTTGCTTTATGCTGTTGTCTTAATTTCTGAGGTCTTAGCGCTTTCTAGAGCAGCTATTTTAAGTTTGTTTGTTGCTTTTTGTTTCTATTTATTACTCCGCTTCAAAGCCCAATTTAGAATGGTCATAGTGGGACTTTTATTGGTGTTAGGTACTGGTCTGTCTCTTCAAGATTCTATTTATGAGTATATTAGAGAAAATGATGCCGTTAGTAATGATGGTGAAATCGTCAATCACTTTTCTTCGGTTACCAATGTTCAATCAGACGCCTCTAATCTGGAACGAATTAATCGTTGGATTTGTGCCTATAGAATGTTTGAGGAACGTCCAATTTTAGGATATGGACCAGGTACTTACCAGTTTGAGTATAATCAGTTTCAAACAGTAGCCAATAAGACTTATATTTCTACAAATGCAGGAAATAGGGGAAATGCTCATTCTGAGTATTTGACTTATTTGAGTGAAATAGGAATTATCGGTTTTGTCATTTTTATACTGACAGTGTTTACCAGTATCTACTATGGTATGGAAAATCATTATCACCTAAAAGAACGTTATTTAAGAGTCATCAACCTTGGGGTACTTTTAGGACTGATAACCTTTTATTTCCATGGAGTTTTTAATTCATTTATTGATCAGAGTAAAATGGCAGTGTTATATTTTACAGCTTTAGGAACAATCGTTTGGCTGAGTCAATATCGTGAGAAGGGATGCTGA
- a CDS encoding polysaccharide deacetylase family protein: MIWKKVKYKLKWSFNDLQAFLGVPFSINNSQGEVRVLCFHGVCKDEQDYINGRFIKESHLKRLLIAIKKQFHVITMKEYMNKEFNQQKLNVLLTFDDGYKNNKTLLLPIIEELKLPVTLFVLARGNKPLWTDLLDICYAEQINLSPIEEKFNIKSLSNQDFKRWVNQQAPQVTEAITKELEKYAQPMLSRYKEFWQLLSKNELIEINESEFVTLCNHTVNHYNLLLLDKKQLEYEVQTCTKYLEEIRADFPKVIAFPFGYYNSDLCDTLEALNYPIRFSITEGINTDEKAINRLAANPFVSVRNQLISIVNGKY, translated from the coding sequence ATGATTTGGAAAAAGGTAAAATATAAATTAAAGTGGAGTTTTAACGATCTCCAAGCTTTTTTAGGAGTGCCATTTTCTATTAACAATAGCCAAGGTGAGGTAAGGGTACTCTGCTTCCATGGGGTCTGTAAAGATGAGCAGGACTATATTAATGGGAGGTTTATCAAGGAGTCCCATTTGAAACGTTTACTAATAGCTATCAAAAAACAGTTTCATGTAATCACTATGAAAGAATACATGAATAAAGAGTTTAATCAACAAAAACTTAATGTATTGTTAACATTTGATGATGGATATAAAAACAATAAAACATTGCTTTTACCCATTATAGAAGAGCTAAAGCTTCCCGTAACACTTTTTGTTCTAGCAAGAGGGAATAAACCTTTATGGACAGACTTGCTAGATATTTGCTATGCTGAGCAAATAAATTTATCACCAATAGAAGAAAAGTTTAATATTAAAAGTTTGAGTAACCAAGATTTTAAACGGTGGGTAAACCAGCAAGCTCCTCAAGTGACAGAAGCGATAACAAAAGAATTAGAAAAGTATGCACAACCAATGCTTTCCAGGTATAAAGAGTTTTGGCAATTATTGTCTAAAAATGAATTAATAGAAATCAATGAAAGTGAATTCGTAACCCTGTGTAATCATACTGTCAATCATTATAACTTATTGTTACTCGATAAAAAACAGTTGGAATACGAAGTACAAACATGTACAAAATATTTGGAAGAAATTCGAGCAGATTTTCCCAAGGTAATTGCATTTCCTTTTGGTTATTATAATTCTGATTTATGTGATACGTTGGAAGCGCTTAACTATCCTATACGCTTTTCAATAACAGAAGGAATAAATACAGATGAAAAGGCTATTAACCGTTTAGCAGCTAATCCTTTTGTATCTGTAAGAAATCAACTAATTTCGATTGTGAATGGAAAATATTAG
- the sucC gene encoding ADP-forming succinate--CoA ligase subunit beta: protein MNLHEYQGKEILKSFGVAIQEGVVVNKLENAVASAKELSEKTGTEWYVVKAQIHAGGRGKGTVEETGSRGVVLAKGIDKLEDTVKGILGGHLETAQTNGVGKKVNQVLIAEDVYYPGDSEPEEFYMSVLLNRETGRNIIMYSPEGGMNIEEVAEKTPHLIFKEEIDPKVGIQGFQCRKIAFNLGLSGQAMKQMTKFVAALYKAYEGSDSSMFEINPVLKTSDDKIIAVDAKVTLDDSALFRHKDYAELRDLAEEDPIDVEATDAGLNYVNLDGNVGCMVNGAGLAMATMDIIKLSGGEPANFLDVGGTADAERVEKAFNIILKDKNVKGILVNIFGGIVRCDRVANGIVQAYKSIGNIPVPIIVRLQGTNAVEAKEIIDNSGLNVHSAITLQDAANRVEELIVD from the coding sequence ATGAACTTACACGAATATCAAGGGAAAGAAATCTTAAAAAGTTTTGGTGTTGCAATCCAAGAAGGTGTTGTAGTAAATAAACTAGAAAACGCTGTAGCTTCTGCTAAAGAGTTGTCTGAAAAAACAGGAACTGAGTGGTACGTAGTTAAAGCACAAATTCACGCTGGTGGTCGTGGTAAAGGAACTGTAGAAGAAACAGGTTCTCGCGGAGTAGTATTAGCAAAGGGTATTGACAAATTAGAAGATACAGTTAAAGGTATTTTAGGTGGTCATTTAGAAACTGCTCAAACTAACGGTGTTGGTAAAAAAGTAAATCAAGTTTTGATTGCTGAGGATGTATACTATCCTGGTGATTCTGAACCAGAAGAATTCTATATGTCTGTTTTATTAAACAGAGAGACAGGTAGAAATATCATTATGTATTCTCCAGAGGGAGGAATGAACATTGAGGAAGTTGCTGAAAAGACTCCTCACTTAATTTTTAAAGAAGAAATTGATCCTAAAGTTGGTATTCAAGGATTCCAATGCAGAAAAATTGCTTTTAACTTAGGATTAAGTGGTCAAGCGATGAAGCAAATGACAAAATTCGTTGCTGCTTTATACAAAGCTTACGAAGGTAGTGATTCTTCTATGTTTGAAATTAACCCTGTATTAAAAACATCTGACGATAAAATTATTGCTGTTGATGCTAAGGTTACTTTAGATGACAGTGCATTATTCCGTCACAAAGATTATGCTGAGTTAAGAGATTTAGCTGAAGAAGATCCAATTGATGTTGAAGCTACTGATGCTGGTTTAAACTACGTGAACTTAGATGGTAACGTTGGATGTATGGTAAATGGAGCTGGATTAGCTATGGCTACTATGGATATCATTAAATTATCTGGTGGTGAGCCTGCAAACTTCTTAGATGTAGGAGGTACTGCAGATGCTGAGCGTGTTGAAAAAGCATTTAACATCATCTTAAAAGATAAAAATGTAAAAGGAATTTTAGTTAATATCTTTGGAGGAATTGTAAGATGTGACCGTGTTGCAAATGGTATTGTTCAAGCTTACAAAAGCATTGGAAATATTCCTGTTCCTATTATTGTTCGTTTACAAGGAACTAATGCTGTTGAAGCAAAAGAGATTATTGATAACTCAGGTTTAAATGTTCACTCTGCCATTACTTTACAAGATGCTGCAAATAGAGTTGAAGAATTAATCGTAGATTAA
- a CDS encoding T9SS type A sorting domain-containing protein yields the protein MLKPFIILYFSLLYFTSYAQIWEVSEIGQLPEPVSNNAVCEGFVGTTPYLYSFGGIDTSKIYSGIHLHSYRVNTLTGTSESLPDLPDTLGKIAAGASRIQDTIYIIGGYHVFSNGHEVSSNKVHRFNIATNSYLTDASNIPTAIDDHVQAIWRDSLIYIITGWSNTTNVPHVQIYNPSLNTWTSGTATPNNNHYKSFGASGTIIGDTIYYFGGASSGWNFPAQNQLRKGVINPNDPTDITWNYEVLSSQIKGYRMACTNVGNQIHWLGGSNVTYNYNGVAYNGSGGVSPNNRDLYLDTDRHLAWVTNFTQNYPMDLRGIANISTTEKYIAGGMLDNQTVTDKVYRLSWEYTLTNIGYKKENSPYKVFPNPIQSGARITIETTELVFSSIELYDIGGKLLLRKPLNSYSMSFMLPALNSGIYYLHINSEKGKSVQKISVR from the coding sequence ATGCTTAAACCCTTTATCATATTATATTTTAGTCTTTTATACTTCACCAGTTATGCTCAAATTTGGGAGGTTAGTGAAATTGGCCAGTTACCCGAACCTGTAAGTAATAATGCCGTTTGTGAGGGATTTGTTGGTACAACTCCCTACCTTTATTCTTTTGGAGGTATTGATACCAGTAAAATTTATAGCGGGATTCATCTTCATTCATATAGAGTAAATACCCTCACTGGAACTTCAGAATCACTACCTGATTTACCAGATACTTTAGGTAAAATAGCAGCAGGGGCATCTAGAATTCAAGATACCATATACATCATAGGCGGTTATCATGTTTTCAGCAATGGTCATGAAGTCTCCTCTAACAAAGTACATCGTTTTAATATCGCTACCAATAGTTATCTTACAGATGCTAGCAATATCCCAACAGCTATAGACGATCATGTGCAAGCGATATGGAGAGATAGCTTAATTTATATCATTACAGGATGGAGCAATACCACTAATGTTCCTCATGTTCAGATATATAATCCAAGTTTAAACACATGGACTTCTGGAACAGCTACTCCCAACAATAATCACTATAAATCTTTTGGAGCATCCGGAACGATTATTGGTGATACCATTTATTATTTTGGTGGAGCATCTTCGGGTTGGAACTTTCCGGCTCAAAACCAACTAAGAAAAGGCGTTATTAATCCTAATGACCCAACAGATATCACTTGGAATTACGAAGTTCTATCTTCTCAAATAAAGGGTTACCGAATGGCTTGTACTAATGTTGGAAATCAGATTCATTGGTTAGGAGGAAGTAATGTTACGTATAACTACAATGGAGTGGCTTATAATGGAAGTGGAGGTGTTTCGCCCAACAATAGAGATTTATATTTAGATACCGACCGTCACTTAGCTTGGGTAACTAATTTCACTCAAAATTACCCTATGGATTTAAGAGGAATTGCCAATATATCCACAACGGAGAAATATATTGCTGGAGGAATGTTAGACAATCAAACGGTAACTGATAAGGTATATCGGTTAAGCTGGGAATACACCCTCACCAATATTGGATATAAAAAAGAAAACAGCCCCTATAAAGTATTTCCCAACCCTATTCAAAGTGGAGCTAGAATTACTATTGAAACAACTGAATTGGTCTTCAGCTCCATTGAGCTCTATGATATTGGCGGGAAACTCCTCTTGAGAAAACCTTTGAACTCTTATAGTATGAGTTTTATGCTTCCCGCTTTAAACAGTGGAATATATTATCTACACATCAATTCAGAAAAAGGAAAAAGCGTTCAAAAAATAAGTGTTCGATAG
- a CDS encoding MATE family efflux transporter yields the protein MSTNAISYSSIWKLTLPIIISGVTQNIVAVIDTLFLSQLGKVELGAAGNGALFYYLIITMGMGISTGSQIMIAKANGAKNYTSIGAIIEQSLYIFLPLAVFIFIGLQLFYPTFATTISQSNEIAASATTFVSFRAYGVLFAFLNFLFIAFFVATKKTNVLFYSSIVVAIVNIGLDYGLIFGNLGFPQWGVKGAAIASVVAELASILFFVIYAIKHVNFKQYHFQINFQIHRKLIQKILGISTPIAFQNFLTFGSWFIFFSIIEQLGEDELAISHVIRSIYMLMMIPLLGFSTSTNTLVSNLIGAGKQELVLRLIGRTLILALLSSGAVVVITTLFGTEIVAFYQLEQQLVPHTLSTLTVINYVLFFFTIAFVLFNAVVGTGKTRVSLFIEAINITIYLTAAFTLVNYFSPSIEQVWCVEFFYFTFLSLMSFAYLKYGKWRAINELED from the coding sequence ATGTCTACTAATGCTATTTCTTATTCTTCTATTTGGAAACTAACGCTTCCCATTATTATTAGTGGAGTTACACAGAATATTGTAGCGGTAATTGATACCTTATTTTTAAGTCAATTAGGGAAAGTAGAACTCGGCGCAGCTGGGAATGGAGCTTTATTTTACTATTTAATCATTACTATGGGAATGGGGATTAGTACCGGAAGTCAAATTATGATTGCAAAAGCCAATGGTGCAAAAAACTATACCTCTATTGGTGCTATTATTGAACAAAGCCTTTATATTTTTTTACCTTTAGCAGTCTTTATTTTTATAGGGCTACAACTATTCTACCCAACATTTGCTACAACTATTTCTCAATCCAATGAAATTGCAGCCTCTGCTACAACATTTGTTAGTTTTCGTGCTTATGGTGTACTGTTTGCTTTCTTAAACTTTTTATTTATCGCCTTTTTTGTTGCGACTAAAAAGACTAACGTCCTCTTCTACTCTTCTATTGTTGTCGCTATTGTCAACATTGGACTGGATTATGGCTTAATCTTTGGAAATTTGGGCTTTCCCCAATGGGGAGTTAAAGGAGCTGCTATAGCATCCGTTGTTGCCGAACTAGCTTCTATACTATTTTTTGTAATATATGCTATCAAACATGTTAATTTTAAGCAATATCACTTTCAAATTAATTTTCAGATTCATCGAAAGTTAATTCAAAAAATTCTGGGCATTTCAACACCTATTGCTTTTCAAAATTTCTTAACATTTGGCTCATGGTTTATCTTCTTTTCTATTATTGAACAATTAGGAGAAGATGAATTAGCTATTTCACATGTGATCCGAAGTATTTACATGCTAATGATGATTCCATTATTGGGCTTTAGCACTTCCACTAACACCTTGGTTAGTAACTTAATCGGTGCTGGAAAACAAGAGCTGGTATTAAGGTTAATTGGTCGAACTCTTATACTGGCATTGTTGTCATCTGGTGCTGTAGTAGTTATTACCACATTATTTGGTACCGAAATCGTAGCGTTCTACCAACTGGAACAACAATTAGTCCCTCATACACTTTCAACTTTAACCGTCATTAATTATGTTCTTTTCTTTTTTACCATTGCATTCGTTCTTTTTAATGCTGTAGTTGGTACTGGAAAAACACGAGTTTCCTTATTTATTGAAGCTATTAACATTACGATTTACCTCACTGCTGCCTTTACATTAGTCAACTATTTTTCACCTTCTATTGAGCAGGTTTGGTGTGTTGAATTCTTCTACTTTACATTCCTAAGCCTAATGTCTTTTGCTTATTTAAAATATGGTAAGTGGAGAGCAATTAATGAATTAGAGGATTAG